One window from the genome of Jiangella alba encodes:
- the ribH gene encoding 6,7-dimethyl-8-ribityllumazine synthase encodes MSGQGAPELQVGKVGDLRVAVVASLWHQQVMDGLIAGAQRALGEAGVHDPLILRVPGSFELPVVAARLARANYEAVVALGVVVRGETPHFDYVCQAATDGLTRVAVDTGVPVGFGVLTCDDEAQALARAGLPGSKEDKGYEATQAALATVVALRACYA; translated from the coding sequence ATGAGTGGTCAGGGCGCGCCCGAACTGCAGGTGGGCAAGGTGGGCGACCTCCGGGTCGCGGTCGTCGCGTCGCTGTGGCATCAGCAGGTCATGGACGGCCTGATCGCCGGTGCGCAGCGGGCGCTGGGCGAGGCCGGGGTGCACGACCCGCTGATCCTGCGGGTGCCGGGATCGTTCGAGCTGCCCGTCGTCGCGGCGCGGCTGGCGCGGGCCAACTACGAGGCCGTCGTGGCGCTCGGCGTGGTGGTCCGGGGCGAAACGCCGCACTTCGACTACGTCTGCCAGGCGGCTACCGACGGCCTCACCCGGGTCGCCGTCGACACCGGGGTCCCGGTCGGCTTCGGCGTCCTGACCTGCGACGACGAAGCGCAGGCGCTGGCTCGGGCCGGGCTCCCGGGGTCCAAGGAGGACAAAGGTTACGAGGCGACGCAAGCCGCGCTTGCCACGGTCGTCGCGTTGCGCGCCTGCTACGCCTGA
- a CDS encoding phosphoribosyl-ATP diphosphatase, with amino-acid sequence MKSFEDLWVELSAKVESGAAGSGTVEAVRHGVHHVGKKVVEEAAEAWMAAEHESTERAAEEISQLLYHVQVLMLARGITLADVYERL; translated from the coding sequence GTGAAGAGTTTCGAGGACCTCTGGGTCGAGCTGTCGGCGAAGGTGGAGTCCGGTGCGGCCGGTTCCGGCACCGTCGAGGCGGTCCGCCATGGGGTCCATCACGTCGGCAAGAAGGTCGTGGAAGAGGCCGCCGAGGCGTGGATGGCGGCTGAGCACGAGAGCACCGAACGGGCAGCCGAGGAGATCTCGCAGCTGCTCTACCACGTTCAGGTGCTCATGCTCGCCCGCGGCATCACCCTCGCCGACGTCTACGAGAGGCTCTGA
- the hisG gene encoding ATP phosphoribosyltransferase, with protein sequence MTLRIAVPNKGSLSGPAAEMMREAGYRQRADGGRELVLRDPDNDVEFFYLRPRDIAVYVGAGTVDAGITGRDLLLDSGASAEELLPLGFGGSSFHFATRPGTAEKVSDFGGLRVATSFPGLVRDYLADRGVDASVVRLDGAVETAVQLGVADVIADVVETGTTLRQAGLEVIGEPILRSEAVLIARAGGERPPAIELLLRRLNGVMVARGYVMMDYDIRADHVDEASALTPGLESPTVSPLHREGWVAVRAMVPRAEAQKVMDDLWAVGARAILVTEILACRI encoded by the coding sequence ATGACGCTACGCATCGCCGTGCCCAACAAGGGCTCGCTGTCCGGACCGGCCGCAGAGATGATGCGCGAGGCCGGCTACCGGCAGCGCGCCGACGGCGGGCGTGAACTGGTGCTGCGCGATCCCGACAACGACGTCGAGTTCTTCTACCTGCGCCCGCGCGACATCGCGGTGTACGTGGGGGCGGGGACGGTCGACGCCGGGATCACGGGGCGCGATCTGCTGCTCGACTCCGGCGCGTCGGCCGAGGAACTGCTGCCGCTCGGCTTCGGCGGCTCCAGCTTCCACTTCGCGACCCGCCCGGGCACCGCCGAGAAGGTGTCCGACTTCGGCGGCCTGCGGGTCGCCACGTCGTTCCCGGGGCTCGTGCGCGACTACCTCGCCGACCGCGGCGTCGACGCGTCGGTGGTGCGGCTCGACGGCGCCGTCGAGACGGCCGTGCAGCTGGGCGTCGCCGACGTCATCGCGGACGTCGTCGAGACAGGGACGACGCTGCGGCAGGCCGGGCTGGAGGTCATCGGCGAGCCGATCCTGCGCTCCGAGGCCGTCCTCATCGCCCGCGCCGGCGGCGAGCGTCCGCCCGCCATCGAGCTGCTGCTGCGCCGCCTCAACGGCGTCATGGTCGCCCGCGGCTACGTGATGATGGACTACGACATCCGCGCCGACCACGTCGACGAGGCCAGCGCGCTCACTCCCGGCCTCGAGTCGCCGACGGTGTCGCCGCTGCACCGCGAGGGCTGGGTCGCCGTCCGGGCCATGGTGCCGCGGGCCGAGGCGCAGAAGGTGATGGACGACCTGTGGGCGGTCGGCGCGCGGGCCATCCTCGTGACGGAGATCCTGGCCTGCCGCATCTGA
- a CDS encoding SigE family RNA polymerase sigma factor — translation MNDTDEASYKDFVTARRRALLRTAFLMTGDWHTAEDLVQEVLTKLYVSWRRVHRGGDMMAYARRVLVNAHIDGTRRPWRREHAVDVVPDRPAADSAESGDPYTRERLLAALAVVPPRQRATLVLRFWEDLGVEQVADLMNCSSGNVKSQTARGLERLRGVLGSEAFTESKETS, via the coding sequence ATGAACGACACGGACGAGGCGTCTTACAAGGACTTCGTCACTGCGCGGCGGCGTGCGCTGCTGCGAACTGCGTTCCTGATGACGGGCGATTGGCACACCGCCGAGGACCTCGTCCAAGAGGTACTGACCAAGCTGTACGTGAGCTGGCGGCGGGTGCATCGCGGCGGCGACATGATGGCGTACGCCCGGCGGGTCCTCGTCAACGCGCACATCGACGGGACCCGGCGGCCGTGGCGGCGGGAGCATGCCGTCGACGTCGTACCGGACCGTCCCGCCGCTGACTCGGCGGAGTCCGGCGATCCGTACACGCGGGAGCGGCTGCTGGCGGCGCTGGCGGTCGTCCCGCCGCGGCAGCGGGCGACGCTCGTGTTGCGGTTCTGGGAGGACCTCGGCGTCGAGCAGGTCGCCGACCTCATGAACTGCAGTTCCGGCAACGTCAAGAGCCAGACGGCGCGCGGCCTGGAGCGGCTGCGCGGCGTGCTCGGCTCCGAGGCATTCACGGAATCGAAGGAGACGTCATGA
- a CDS encoding SigE family RNA polymerase sigma factor, translated as MAIDEASYREFVLVRRRGLLRTAYLLTGDWHAAEDLVQETLTKLYLSWRRVRRREDAPSYARRIMLNAYVDSTRRPWRREQAVPVVPDRPGGDDPADAGDPGTRSRLMTALAAVPPRQRAVLVLRFWEDLAVEQVAELLDCSTGNVKSQSARGLDRLREVLGPAQLASIREAR; from the coding sequence ATGGCGATCGACGAGGCGTCGTACCGGGAGTTCGTGTTGGTGCGGCGCCGTGGCCTGCTGCGCACCGCGTACCTGCTGACCGGTGACTGGCACGCCGCCGAGGACCTCGTCCAGGAGACCCTGACGAAGCTGTACCTGAGTTGGCGCCGGGTCCGCCGCCGCGAGGACGCGCCGTCGTACGCCCGCCGCATCATGCTCAACGCCTACGTCGACAGCACCCGGCGCCCGTGGCGGCGCGAGCAGGCCGTCCCCGTCGTGCCGGACCGCCCCGGCGGCGACGACCCGGCCGACGCCGGCGACCCCGGCACCAGGTCGCGGCTCATGACGGCGCTCGCGGCGGTGCCGCCGCGTCAGCGGGCGGTGCTCGTGCTGCGGTTCTGGGAGGATCTCGCGGTCGAGCAGGTGGCCGAGCTGCTCGACTGCAGCACCGGCAACGTCAAGAGCCAGTCGGCACGCGGCCTGGACCGGCTGCGCGAGGTGCTCGGCCCGGCCCAGCTCGCCTCGATCAGGGAGGCGCGATGA